Proteins encoded within one genomic window of Kibdelosporangium phytohabitans:
- a CDS encoding amino acid ABC transporter permease, whose protein sequence is MSASALFDLPGPKARMRYRLYAVLGTLLIVGVIAFVIYKFLDAGQFDGKLWEWIEYEKIQTDLVAALGKTLTAFAVSAVLSLLFGAVFAAGRLSDHAIFRVPSMVIVELFRAIPAVIMMFMFHYGLKFGDPFNSVVAALSLYNGSVLAEVFRAGILSLPRGQSEAAYAVGMRKTQVMVLVLLPQALRAMLPAIISQLVVVLKDTALGFLITYEELLYYARNLGGVAQFGRPLIPVTIVVAAMYITMCLLMAWLANYLAKRERKSKKHLDTGDDDGPLPNKPVLMDSTASTM, encoded by the coding sequence ATGAGCGCATCCGCACTGTTCGACCTGCCGGGCCCCAAGGCCCGCATGCGCTACCGCCTCTACGCGGTCCTCGGCACGCTGCTGATCGTCGGTGTGATCGCCTTCGTGATCTACAAGTTCCTCGACGCCGGTCAGTTCGACGGCAAGCTGTGGGAGTGGATCGAGTACGAGAAGATCCAGACCGACCTGGTGGCGGCGCTGGGCAAGACGCTGACGGCGTTCGCCGTGTCAGCCGTGCTGTCGCTGCTGTTCGGTGCGGTCTTCGCCGCGGGCAGGCTGTCCGACCACGCGATCTTCCGCGTGCCGTCGATGGTCATCGTGGAGCTGTTCCGCGCGATCCCCGCCGTGATCATGATGTTCATGTTCCACTACGGACTGAAGTTCGGTGACCCGTTCAACTCCGTGGTGGCCGCGTTGTCGCTCTACAACGGATCGGTGCTCGCGGAGGTCTTCCGCGCGGGCATCCTGTCGTTGCCGCGTGGGCAGAGCGAAGCCGCGTACGCGGTCGGCATGCGCAAGACCCAGGTGATGGTGCTGGTGCTCCTCCCGCAGGCACTGCGGGCGATGCTCCCAGCCATCATCAGCCAGCTCGTGGTCGTGCTGAAGGACACCGCTCTCGGCTTCCTGATCACCTACGAGGAGCTGCTGTACTACGCACGCAACCTCGGTGGCGTGGCGCAGTTCGGGCGCCCGTTGATCCCGGTGACGATCGTGGTCGCGGCCATGTACATCACCATGTGCCTGCTGATGGCGTGGCTGGCCAACTACCTGGCCAAGCGGGAACGCAAGAGCAAGAAACACCTCGACACGGGCGACGACGACGGCCCGCTGCCGAACAAACCCGTGCTCATGGATTCGACAGCATCAACCATGTAG
- a CDS encoding SDR family NAD(P)-dependent oxidoreductase — protein MIALVTGANQGIGFALIEELAARLGENDRILLTGRDRTRVTDAATKLGGQVEGRVLDVTDASAVAKLAAELGAVDIVFSNAIGPLTPDRPQSEQADTFVAVANGGTHAMLRSFLPILRPGGRFIVVASSLGTLDHLDAPLRPLFDRVSLDQVESAVDQWLSAIHDGTAEASGWPEWINLPSKVAQVAAVRAVAAQRRPQDIADGTLVAAMCPGLVNTRASRPWFERVEEAQTPAEAAGKMLDFVLADLDPAAYGELIRFGQVLPWHGKDNNE, from the coding sequence ATGATCGCTTTGGTCACCGGAGCCAACCAGGGAATCGGGTTCGCGCTCATCGAGGAACTCGCCGCACGACTGGGCGAGAACGACAGGATCCTGCTCACCGGCCGCGACCGGACACGAGTAACCGACGCCGCCACCAAGCTCGGCGGGCAGGTCGAAGGACGCGTGCTGGACGTCACCGACGCCTCGGCAGTCGCGAAGCTCGCCGCAGAACTGGGTGCGGTCGACATCGTGTTCTCCAACGCGATCGGACCACTCACCCCAGACCGTCCGCAGTCCGAACAAGCTGACACCTTCGTCGCCGTGGCCAACGGCGGAACGCACGCGATGCTGCGGTCGTTCCTCCCGATCCTGCGACCAGGTGGCCGGTTCATCGTGGTGGCGAGCTCGTTGGGCACGCTGGACCACCTCGACGCGCCGCTGCGGCCGTTGTTCGACCGAGTTTCACTCGATCAGGTGGAATCCGCAGTCGACCAGTGGCTGTCGGCGATCCACGACGGAACCGCGGAAGCAAGCGGATGGCCGGAATGGATCAACCTGCCCTCGAAGGTCGCTCAAGTCGCCGCAGTCAGAGCCGTTGCAGCACAACGACGTCCCCAGGACATCGCCGACGGCACACTGGTCGCCGCGATGTGCCCGGGACTGGTCAACACCCGTGCGTCAAGGCCGTGGTTCGAGCGAGTGGAAGAAGCACAGACACCAGCGGAAGCGGCAGGCAAGATGCTCGACTTCGTCCTCGCCGACCTCGACCCGGCGGCGTACGGCGAACTCATCCGGTTCGGCCAGGTCCTGCCATGGCACGGCAAGGACAACAACGAATGA
- a CDS encoding fumarate reductase/succinate dehydrogenase flavoprotein subunit, with amino-acid sequence MTQVERHTYDVVVIGAGGAGLRAAIEARQRGLRTAVVCKSLFGKAHTVMAEGGVAASMGNANSNDNWQVHFRDTMRGGKFLNNWRMAELHAKEAPDRVWELETYGALFDRTKDGRISQRNFGGHEYPRLAHVGDRTGLELIRTLQQKIVSLQQEDHKETGDYEAKIKVFAECTITELLKDGDKIAGGFGYWRESGRFILFEAPAVVLATGGIGKSFKVTSNSWEYTGDGHALALKAGATLINMEFIQFHPTGMVWPPSVKGILVTEGVRGDGGVLRNSEGKRFMFDYIPEVFKDKYADNEEEADRWYTDPDNNRRTPDLLPRDEVARAINSEVKAGRGSPHGGVFLDISSRMPAEEIRRRLPSMHHQFKELADVDITAEPMEVGPTCHYVMGGVEVDPDTAAARVPGLFAAGEVAGGMHGSNRLGGNSLSDLLVFGRRAGSGAADYVEGLSARPEISQSDVDTAAEGAVRSFDPRGGGVEENPYTLHSELQQSMNDLVGIIRKAGEIRQALEKIDEIKARIPNIAVEGHRQFNPGWHLAIDLDNMILVSECVARAALLREESRGGHTRDDHPSMNANWRNKLLVCSTDGSDVSVVEQPQIPMRQELFELFEIGELEKYYTGDELAAHPGRKA; translated from the coding sequence ATGACCCAGGTCGAGCGGCACACGTACGACGTTGTCGTGATCGGAGCCGGCGGTGCCGGTCTCCGCGCCGCAATCGAGGCCCGGCAGCGCGGTCTGCGTACCGCCGTGGTTTGCAAGTCCTTGTTCGGCAAGGCCCACACCGTGATGGCCGAAGGCGGCGTCGCCGCCTCCATGGGCAACGCGAACAGCAATGACAACTGGCAGGTGCACTTCCGCGACACCATGCGTGGCGGGAAGTTCCTGAACAACTGGCGGATGGCCGAGCTGCACGCCAAGGAAGCCCCGGACCGCGTCTGGGAGCTCGAGACGTACGGCGCGTTGTTCGACCGCACCAAGGACGGCCGGATCTCGCAGCGCAACTTCGGTGGCCACGAGTATCCGCGGCTGGCGCACGTCGGTGACCGGACCGGCCTCGAGCTGATCCGCACGCTGCAGCAGAAGATCGTGTCGCTGCAACAGGAAGACCACAAGGAGACCGGCGACTACGAGGCGAAGATCAAGGTTTTCGCCGAGTGCACCATCACGGAGTTGCTCAAGGACGGCGACAAGATCGCCGGTGGGTTCGGCTACTGGCGTGAGTCCGGCCGGTTCATCCTGTTCGAGGCGCCCGCCGTGGTGCTGGCCACCGGTGGCATCGGCAAGTCCTTCAAGGTCACCTCGAACTCGTGGGAGTACACCGGCGACGGTCACGCCCTGGCGTTGAAGGCCGGTGCGACGCTGATCAACATGGAGTTCATCCAGTTCCACCCGACCGGCATGGTCTGGCCGCCGAGTGTCAAGGGAATCCTTGTCACCGAAGGTGTTCGCGGCGACGGTGGCGTGCTGCGCAACTCCGAGGGCAAGCGCTTCATGTTCGACTACATCCCTGAGGTCTTCAAGGACAAGTACGCGGACAACGAAGAAGAGGCCGACCGCTGGTACACCGACCCCGACAACAACCGGCGCACGCCGGACCTGTTGCCGCGTGACGAGGTGGCCCGTGCGATCAACTCGGAGGTCAAGGCAGGGCGGGGATCCCCGCACGGCGGTGTGTTCCTCGACATCTCCAGCCGGATGCCCGCCGAGGAGATCCGCCGCAGGCTGCCGTCGATGCACCACCAGTTCAAGGAACTGGCGGACGTCGACATCACCGCGGAGCCGATGGAGGTCGGGCCGACCTGCCACTACGTGATGGGTGGCGTCGAGGTCGATCCGGACACGGCCGCGGCCAGGGTGCCCGGTCTGTTCGCTGCCGGTGAGGTCGCGGGCGGCATGCACGGATCGAACCGCCTGGGCGGCAACTCCTTGTCCGACCTGCTGGTGTTCGGTCGTCGTGCGGGCTCGGGTGCCGCGGACTACGTCGAAGGCCTGTCGGCTCGCCCGGAGATCTCGCAGTCCGATGTGGACACCGCGGCGGAAGGTGCGGTGCGGTCGTTCGACCCGCGGGGTGGTGGCGTGGAGGAGAACCCGTACACGCTGCACTCCGAGCTGCAGCAGTCGATGAACGACCTCGTCGGGATCATCCGCAAGGCCGGCGAGATCCGGCAGGCGCTGGAGAAGATCGACGAGATCAAGGCGCGGATCCCGAACATCGCGGTGGAGGGCCACCGGCAGTTCAACCCGGGCTGGCACCTCGCGATCGACCTGGACAACATGATCCTGGTCAGCGAGTGCGTGGCCAGGGCCGCGCTGCTGCGGGAGGAGAGCCGCGGCGGGCACACCCGTGACGACCACCCGTCGATGAACGCGAACTGGCGCAACAAGCTCCTGGTGTGTTCGACTGACGGTTCGGACGTGTCAGTGGTGGAGCAGCCCCAGATCCCGATGCGCCAGGAGCTGTTCGAGCTGTTCGAGATCGGCGAGCTGGAGAAGTACTACACCGGCGATGAGCTGGCCGCGCACCCGGGAAGGAAAGCCTGA
- the edd gene encoding phosphogluconate dehydratase, producing the protein MHTKLHRVVGDVTQRIAERSAPTRQAYLDRVRGMATDGPARAGMACSNLAHGFAACEGADRLAVRGLTKPGVAIVSSYNDLLSAHQPLHEYPEWLKDSVREVGGVAQFAGGVPAMCDGITQGRAGMELSLFSREVIAMSTAIALSHEMFDGALLLGVCDKIVPGLLIGALSFGHLPAILVPAGPMTSGLPNKEKARVRQLFAEGLATREQLLAAESASYHGPGTCTFYGTANSNQMVVEVMGLHLPGSSFVHPHTPLRRALTEEAGRQIVRLTQTRGQYTPISEIVDEKSIVNGVVALLATGGSTNHTLHLPAVAAAAGIQLTWDDFADLSAVVPLVARVYPNGSADINHFQAAGGVQFLVNTLLDAGLLHRDVQTVAGGGLDLYRQEPVLENGKLIWRDGPVDSLDTTVLRSVDDPFEPDGGLRMLSGNLGRAVIKVCAVQHENWIVEAPARVFENQEQLTAAFKAGELNRDVVVVVRNQGPKANGMPELHGLTPALGALMDRGHKVALVTDGRMSGASGKVPAAIQVSPESVAGGPLARLRDGDVIRLDAEHGRLEVLAGPAEFAARPAADVDRPAWEGTGRELFSALRNAVGPAEHGATVFPGQLTSMGELA; encoded by the coding sequence GTGCACACGAAGCTCCACCGCGTTGTCGGCGATGTCACGCAACGTATTGCCGAACGCAGTGCGCCCACCCGTCAGGCATATCTGGACCGGGTGCGCGGCATGGCGACGGACGGACCGGCGCGGGCTGGGATGGCCTGCAGCAACCTCGCGCACGGCTTTGCCGCGTGTGAAGGCGCCGACCGGCTGGCCGTGCGGGGATTGACCAAACCAGGCGTTGCGATCGTGTCGTCGTACAACGATCTGCTTTCGGCTCACCAGCCGCTGCACGAGTACCCGGAGTGGCTCAAGGACTCCGTGCGCGAAGTTGGCGGTGTCGCCCAGTTCGCCGGTGGCGTGCCCGCGATGTGCGACGGCATCACGCAGGGCCGTGCGGGGATGGAACTCTCGCTGTTCAGCCGCGAGGTCATCGCGATGTCGACGGCGATCGCGCTGTCGCACGAGATGTTCGACGGCGCCCTGCTGCTCGGCGTGTGTGACAAGATCGTTCCTGGGCTTCTGATCGGCGCCCTGTCGTTCGGGCACCTGCCGGCGATTCTCGTTCCCGCAGGGCCAATGACGTCAGGACTGCCCAACAAGGAGAAAGCCCGCGTCCGGCAGCTCTTCGCCGAGGGATTGGCGACACGCGAGCAGTTGCTCGCCGCCGAATCCGCGTCCTACCACGGGCCTGGAACGTGCACGTTCTACGGCACGGCCAATTCCAACCAGATGGTCGTGGAAGTGATGGGCCTGCACCTGCCAGGCTCGAGCTTCGTCCACCCGCACACGCCGCTTCGCCGCGCGCTGACGGAGGAAGCAGGTCGTCAGATCGTGCGGCTGACGCAGACACGCGGGCAGTACACGCCGATCTCCGAGATCGTGGACGAGAAATCCATCGTCAACGGCGTTGTGGCGCTGCTGGCGACCGGCGGGTCGACGAACCACACGTTGCACCTGCCCGCTGTCGCCGCTGCCGCGGGCATCCAGTTGACGTGGGACGACTTCGCGGATCTGTCAGCGGTCGTGCCGTTGGTGGCGCGGGTGTACCCGAACGGAAGTGCTGACATCAACCACTTCCAGGCCGCCGGTGGTGTGCAGTTCCTCGTCAACACGTTGCTGGACGCGGGCCTGCTGCACCGGGACGTGCAGACGGTCGCGGGTGGCGGCCTTGACCTCTACCGGCAGGAACCTGTGCTGGAGAACGGAAAGCTGATCTGGCGCGACGGTCCGGTGGACAGCCTCGACACCACTGTCCTGCGCAGCGTCGACGACCCGTTCGAGCCGGACGGTGGCTTGCGGATGCTGTCAGGCAACCTCGGTCGCGCGGTGATCAAGGTGTGCGCTGTCCAGCACGAGAACTGGATCGTGGAGGCCCCGGCGCGGGTGTTCGAGAACCAGGAGCAGTTGACCGCGGCTTTCAAGGCGGGTGAGCTCAACCGCGATGTCGTTGTGGTTGTGCGCAACCAGGGGCCGAAGGCGAACGGGATGCCGGAGCTGCACGGATTGACGCCCGCGTTGGGTGCGTTGATGGACCGCGGCCACAAGGTCGCGTTGGTGACCGACGGGCGGATGTCCGGTGCGTCCGGCAAAGTCCCCGCGGCGATCCAGGTTTCACCCGAATCGGTGGCGGGCGGACCGCTCGCCCGGCTGCGTGACGGTGACGTCATCCGGCTGGACGCCGAACACGGCAGGCTCGAAGTCCTCGCCGGCCCCGCGGAGTTCGCCGCACGACCCGCTGCGGACGTGGACCGGCCAGCGTGGGAAGGCACAGGCCGCGAGTTGTTCAGCGCGTTGCGCAACGCTGTCGGCCCTGCCGAACACGGGGCTACGGTGTTCCCAGGACAGTTGACATCGATGGGGGAGCTGGCTTGA
- a CDS encoding TetR/AcrR family transcriptional regulator, with amino-acid sequence MRSKASAKTRDKVLEAARALFNEQSTAAVSLDDIATAAKISPEDLAHHFREKQEIVRALFDQYWRALDGRWYPDKDPARNVAMMVRNLKDMTTLRWDFRFFQREMLLLLRADTRLRSAYEAVSERRFSEMRVFAQQLVLQDMVRVPRLPRTIDDLLMAVWLITEGWQAYLDLTGTPADQDQVGRLDDLLMVAIDPYLTDRGRELFEKLAQ; translated from the coding sequence GTGAGGTCGAAAGCGTCGGCGAAGACGCGGGACAAGGTACTCGAAGCCGCCAGGGCCCTGTTCAACGAACAGAGCACAGCAGCTGTGAGCCTCGACGACATAGCCACGGCCGCCAAGATCAGTCCTGAGGACCTCGCACACCACTTCCGTGAGAAGCAGGAGATCGTCCGCGCGTTGTTCGACCAGTACTGGCGTGCGCTGGACGGCCGCTGGTACCCGGACAAGGACCCGGCGAGAAACGTCGCGATGATGGTCCGCAACCTGAAGGACATGACCACCCTTCGGTGGGATTTCCGCTTCTTCCAGCGGGAAATGCTTCTCCTGCTGCGCGCCGACACCCGGTTGAGATCCGCTTACGAGGCCGTGTCCGAACGCCGGTTCAGCGAGATGCGCGTGTTCGCCCAGCAGTTGGTCCTGCAGGACATGGTGCGGGTGCCGCGGCTGCCGCGCACGATCGACGACCTGCTGATGGCGGTGTGGCTGATCACCGAGGGCTGGCAGGCGTACCTCGACCTCACCGGCACCCCCGCCGACCAGGACCAGGTCGGCAGGCTCGACGACCTGCTGATGGTGGCGATCGACCCGTACCTGACCGACCGCGGCCGGGAACTGTTCGAGAAGCTGGCCCAGTAG
- a CDS encoding succinate dehydrogenase/fumarate reductase iron-sulfur subunit: MGYKAQFRVWRGDEDSGELRDYVIEVNEGEVVLDIIHRLQATQAPDLAVRWNCKAGKCGSCSAEINGKPRLLCMTRMSTFDEDELITVTPMRTFPVIRDLVTDVSFNYTKAREVQSFTPPPDLKPGEYRMQQVDVERSQEFRKCIECFLCQNTCHVIRDHEENKEAFSGPRFLMRVAELEMHPLDTADRRDAAQDEHGLGYCNITKCCTEVCPEHIKITDNALIPMKERVAGRRYDPVVWLGNKLFRRSSKKS; encoded by the coding sequence ATGGGATACAAAGCGCAATTCCGGGTGTGGCGTGGTGACGAGGACTCCGGCGAGCTTCGCGACTACGTGATCGAGGTGAACGAGGGCGAGGTCGTTCTCGACATCATCCACCGGCTGCAGGCGACGCAGGCGCCTGACCTGGCAGTTCGCTGGAACTGCAAGGCGGGCAAGTGCGGCTCGTGCTCGGCGGAGATCAACGGCAAGCCGCGGCTGCTGTGCATGACGCGGATGTCGACGTTCGACGAGGACGAGCTGATCACCGTGACGCCGATGCGGACGTTCCCGGTGATCCGCGACCTGGTGACGGACGTGTCGTTCAACTACACCAAGGCACGCGAGGTGCAGTCGTTCACGCCGCCGCCGGACCTCAAGCCGGGCGAGTACCGGATGCAGCAGGTGGACGTCGAGCGTTCGCAGGAGTTCCGCAAGTGCATCGAGTGCTTCCTGTGCCAGAACACGTGCCACGTCATCCGTGACCACGAGGAGAACAAGGAAGCGTTCTCCGGGCCGCGGTTCCTGATGCGGGTGGCGGAGCTGGAGATGCACCCGCTGGACACGGCCGACCGCCGCGACGCCGCGCAGGACGAGCACGGCCTCGGATACTGCAACATCACCAAGTGCTGCACCGAGGTCTGCCCGGAACACATCAAGATCACCGACAACGCGCTGATCCCGATGAAGGAGCGCGTCGCCGGTCGTCGCTACGACCCGGTCGTGTGGCTGGGCAACAAGCTGTTCCGGCGTTCGTCGAAGAAGAGCTGA
- the eda gene encoding bifunctional 4-hydroxy-2-oxoglutarate aldolase/2-dehydro-3-deoxy-phosphogluconate aldolase, giving the protein MITAEEVLDLSPVIPVVVIDDVGHAVPVAEALLAGGVPLIELTLRTPVALEGIQRISKEVPDILIGAGTVTSAPLAAQAAEAGASFLVTPGSTDSVIDACEATALPFLPGAGTVTEAMRLAERGLTALKFFPAEASGGVEYLKALGGPLPGLRFCPTGGISVDTAPDYLALPNVGCVGGSWLVPKKALADNDFDRVKTLAKATAALRPA; this is encoded by the coding sequence TTGATCACGGCCGAAGAAGTGCTCGACCTGTCACCGGTGATCCCGGTCGTGGTGATCGACGACGTCGGCCACGCGGTACCGGTCGCGGAAGCGTTGCTGGCGGGCGGGGTTCCGCTGATCGAACTGACCCTGCGCACTCCGGTGGCGCTCGAGGGGATCCAGCGAATCAGCAAAGAAGTCCCGGACATCCTCATCGGTGCGGGCACAGTGACCTCGGCGCCGTTGGCAGCACAGGCCGCGGAGGCGGGAGCGTCCTTCCTGGTGACGCCAGGTTCAACCGATAGTGTGATCGACGCCTGCGAGGCAACGGCGTTGCCGTTCCTGCCGGGCGCCGGCACAGTCACCGAGGCCATGCGGCTGGCGGAGCGGGGTCTGACAGCGCTGAAGTTCTTCCCAGCGGAAGCGTCCGGTGGCGTGGAGTACCTGAAAGCGCTCGGCGGTCCGCTGCCTGGCCTGAGGTTCTGCCCGACAGGGGGGATCTCAGTGGACACAGCACCGGACTACCTGGCGTTGCCGAACGTCGGCTGTGTCGGTGGTTCCTGGCTCGTGCCGAAGAAAGCCCTGGCGGACAACGACTTCGACCGAGTGAAGACTCTGGCGAAAGCAACAGCGGCCCTGCGACCAGCGTGA
- a CDS encoding LysR family transcriptional regulator — protein sequence MDFMDVSLVALRVFREVAERGTLTAAATALGYTQSAVSRQIASLERVAKAELLERRHDGVRLTPAGHVVLRRAAAVVDQIDAAARELAGLPVEGGTVRLGWFPIAGAVVVPQAVAELRRTNPTITVLTREGSTPSLVRALRAGTIDLALLASAPPFRPFDAVTPAFRTRKLAERSLRLAVPATHPFAGRDWVTVTELHGQQWIASASATEMGVWPGLDERPRIAHTARDWLAKLSLVAAGCGITTVSDSLTRIVPQGVRVIDVRGGSTESRRTVLAWLRHPLPEPAARLAEVIESHY from the coding sequence ATGGACTTCATGGACGTGTCTCTGGTCGCGCTGCGGGTGTTCCGCGAGGTCGCTGAGCGGGGCACGCTCACAGCGGCGGCGACCGCGCTGGGGTACACGCAGTCGGCGGTGTCCCGTCAGATCGCTTCCCTGGAACGAGTGGCCAAGGCCGAACTGCTGGAACGGCGGCATGACGGCGTTCGGCTGACGCCTGCTGGGCATGTGGTGCTGCGGCGAGCGGCCGCTGTGGTCGATCAGATCGACGCGGCGGCGCGGGAACTCGCGGGCCTGCCTGTCGAGGGCGGGACAGTGCGGCTCGGCTGGTTCCCCATAGCGGGCGCTGTCGTGGTTCCGCAAGCCGTTGCCGAGCTGCGCCGCACAAATCCCACCATAACCGTGCTCACGCGGGAAGGTAGTACGCCCAGTCTGGTCCGGGCGCTGCGAGCGGGGACGATCGACCTGGCGTTGCTGGCCTCAGCGCCACCGTTTCGCCCTTTCGATGCCGTGACACCCGCGTTCCGGACACGAAAGCTGGCTGAACGCAGCCTGAGGCTCGCAGTGCCCGCGACGCACCCGTTCGCCGGGCGTGACTGGGTCACTGTCACCGAGCTGCACGGTCAGCAGTGGATCGCCAGTGCGTCGGCGACCGAGATGGGGGTGTGGCCAGGACTGGACGAGCGGCCCCGGATCGCCCACACCGCCCGTGACTGGCTGGCGAAACTCAGCCTGGTGGCCGCTGGGTGCGGCATCACCACAGTGTCCGACTCACTGACACGGATCGTGCCGCAGGGCGTGCGGGTCATCGACGTCCGAGGCGGGTCGACCGAATCCAGGCGCACGGTCCTGGCGTGGCTGCGGCACCCGCTGCCCGAGCCGGCCGCACGCCTCGCCGAGGTGATCGAGTCGCACTACTGA
- a CDS encoding regulatory protein RecX, with protein sequence MGSRRRAGSVSGAADSEASGSGGADPFTSPSAGDGRRGESRRGRRRASGDKAEAGEERRRARKAKGANGDGRDPEAYAKDVCLTLLTARPRTRAELYKALLRKEVSPEVAERVLGRLDQVGLIDDKAFAEMWVRSRHTYQGMGRKALSVELRRRGVDNDTAAEAVAAVDEDAEEERARLLVRKKLPSMRSADQQTKIRRLVGMLARKGYSQGLAYRVVKDELANVGDETDLLDTIE encoded by the coding sequence ATGGGCTCACGTCGTCGGGCGGGAAGTGTCTCTGGGGCGGCGGATTCTGAGGCTTCTGGCAGTGGTGGGGCTGATCCGTTCACGTCGCCGTCTGCTGGTGATGGTCGCCGTGGTGAGTCGCGACGGGGCCGCCGTCGGGCTTCGGGGGATAAGGCAGAGGCTGGGGAGGAGCGTCGGCGGGCGCGTAAGGCCAAGGGGGCCAATGGTGACGGGCGTGATCCTGAGGCCTATGCCAAGGACGTCTGCCTGACCTTGCTCACCGCTCGCCCTCGTACCCGGGCTGAGTTGTACAAGGCTTTGCTGCGGAAGGAAGTTTCGCCTGAGGTTGCTGAGCGGGTGCTCGGCAGGCTCGATCAGGTCGGGCTCATCGATGACAAGGCTTTTGCCGAGATGTGGGTCCGCTCACGCCACACCTATCAGGGAATGGGTCGTAAGGCGTTGAGTGTCGAGCTTCGTCGTCGTGGTGTTGACAATGACACCGCTGCAGAGGCTGTCGCCGCCGTGGATGAGGACGCTGAGGAGGAGCGGGCTCGGCTGCTCGTGCGCAAGAAACTGCCTTCGATGCGGTCCGCCGATCAGCAGACCAAGATCCGCCGCCTTGTCGGCATGCTTGCCCGGAAGGGCTATTCGCAGGGTCTGGCCTATCGTGTCGTCAAGGACGAACTGGCCAACGTGGGCGACGAGACCGATCTTCTGGACACCATCGAATGA
- a CDS encoding amino acid ABC transporter permease, translating to MNVLLDNSDIFLNGFVNTVKLFLIAGVLCLILGTILAMMRVSPVPIFRAFGTVYVTVVRNTPLTLVFFFFAFAFPLLEIVGELRDYYFFAAVIALTLYTSAFVCEVVRSGINTVPVGQIEASRALGLTFGQTLSTIVLPQATRSVVPPMVSTMVALLKNTTIAAGFSVAEAGAIRDILSEKGYNVTVGMLWVALFFIILVVPLTLVQRSLEKRWSVAR from the coding sequence ATGAATGTCCTGTTGGACAACAGCGATATCTTCCTCAACGGGTTCGTCAACACGGTCAAGCTGTTCCTCATCGCCGGGGTGCTGTGCCTGATCCTCGGCACGATCCTCGCGATGATGCGGGTCAGCCCGGTGCCGATCTTCCGTGCGTTCGGCACGGTGTACGTGACAGTGGTCCGCAACACCCCGTTGACGCTCGTCTTCTTCTTCTTCGCCTTCGCCTTCCCGCTGCTGGAGATCGTCGGCGAACTGCGCGACTACTACTTCTTCGCGGCAGTGATCGCGTTGACGCTCTACACATCGGCGTTCGTCTGCGAAGTCGTCCGCTCCGGCATCAACACCGTGCCGGTCGGTCAGATCGAGGCCTCGCGCGCGCTCGGCCTGACGTTCGGCCAGACGCTGTCCACCATCGTGCTCCCGCAGGCGACCCGCTCGGTGGTGCCGCCGATGGTCTCCACAATGGTGGCATTGCTGAAGAACACCACGATCGCCGCCGGTTTCTCGGTCGCCGAGGCCGGCGCGATCCGCGACATCCTGTCCGAGAAGGGCTACAACGTCACAGTCGGCATGCTCTGGGTGGCGCTGTTCTTCATCATCCTGGTCGTGCCGCTGACCCTCGTGCAGCGCAGCCTCGAGAAGCGTTGGAGTGTGGCCCGATGA